In Oryza sativa Japonica Group chromosome 3, ASM3414082v1, one DNA window encodes the following:
- the LOC4333323 gene encoding GDSL esterase/lipase At5g37690 has product MHTRCERRSERATMGSCTLSSGGVCVVVVLLCLAACCLTCARGAVPAIYVLGDSQADVGNNNYLLHSLLKANFPHNGIDYPGGKPTGRFSNGYNFVDLIAISLGVPSPPPYLSISSKPMNSSVYLKGVNFASGGAGVSNLTNLAQCISFDEQIEGDYHRVHEALGKQLGIPGAKAHLAKSLFVVAIGGNDIINDLLLSPVSELLRSRDEIVSNLENTLKRQLQTLYDLGMRRLFFVGIAPLGCCPLIRELNPTKECDAQANYMATRLNDAAVVLLRDMSETHPDFTYSFFDTYTAVLQSIRYPEAHGYKEVKAACCGLGDNNAMFLCSPASVYCDNRTSYMFWDVVHPTQAAVEKLMKIAFDGSAPLVSPKNIKQLTES; this is encoded by the exons ATGCACACCCGCTGTGAACGAAGGAGCGAGCGAGCGACGATGGGTTCTTGCACATTGTCCTCCGGCGGCgtctgcgtcgtcgtcgtcctcctgtGTTTGGCTGCTTGCTGCCTAACGTGCGCGCGCGGCGCTGTCCCGGCGATCTACGTGCTCGGAGACTCGCAGGCAGACGTAGGGAACAACAACTACCTGCTGCACTCGCTGCTCAAGGCCAACTTCCCTCACAATGGCATCGACTACCCGGGGGGAAAGCCCACCGGCAGGTTCAGCAATGGCTACAACTTCGTCGATTTAATCG CTATCAGTCTCGGGGTGCCCAGCCCTCCTCCATACCTCTCTATAAGCAGCAAACCAATGAACAGCTCCGTATATCTGAAGGGTGTCAATTTTGCTTCAGGAGGAGCAGGGGTGTCTAATCTCACAAACCTG GCCCAGTGCATCAGCTTCGACGAGCAGATAGAGGGGGACTACCACAGAGTCCACGAGGCGCTGGGGAAGCAGCTGGGCATTCCTGGGGCCAAGGCCCACCTTGCCAAATCGCtcttcgtcgtcgccatcggcgGCAACGACATCATCAACGACCTCCTGCTGAGTCCCGTCAGCGAGCTCCTACGCTCCCGAGATGAGATCGTCAGCAATCTGGAAAATACCCTCAAACGCCAGCTGCAG ACCTTGTACGACCTTGGGATGCGACGGTTGTTCTTCGTGGGGATAGCACCGCTGGGATGTTGCCCGTTGATACGGGAGCTGAACCCCACCAAGGAATGTGATGCTCAGGCCAACTACATGGCAACTCGGTTAAACGATGCGGCGGTCGTGCTCCTCCGCGACATGAGCGAGACGCATCCGGACTTCACCTACTCCTTCTTCGACACATACACCGCGGTGCTCCAGTCCATTCGTTACCCAGAGGCACATG gcTATAAGGAGGTTAAAGCAGCGTGCTGTGGCCTAGGAGATAACAACGCCATGTTCCTatgctcgccggcgagcgtgtACTGCGACAACCGGACGAGCTACATGTTCTGGGACGTCGTCCATCCCACGCAGGCCGCGGTTGAGAAGCTTATGAAGATTGCGTTTGATGGATCTGCGCCGTTGGTTTCCCCGAAAAATATCAAGCAGCTCACTGAGAGTTAG